In Ascaphus truei isolate aAscTru1 chromosome 7, aAscTru1.hap1, whole genome shotgun sequence, one genomic interval encodes:
- the S100A1 gene encoding protein S100-A1 has translation MPSQLEQAMEALISVFHTYSAREGDKYKLCRRELKDLLQNELGEFLELQTQKDGSSLDKIMKELDENGDGEVDFQEFVILVASLTVACNTFFCEST, from the exons ATGCCCTCTCAGCTGGAACAGGCCATGGAGGCCCTGATCTCCGTCTTCCACACGTACTCAGCCCGGGAGGGTGACAAGTACAAGCTGTGCAGGAGGGAGCTGAAAGATCTCCTGCAGAACGAGCTTGGGGAGTTTTTGGAG TTACAGACCCAGAAAGATGGAAGCTCGCTGGATAAGATCATGAAAGAGCTGGACGAGAACGGGGACGGAGAGGTGGACTTCCAGGAGTTTGTGATCCTTGTGGCGTCTCTGACCGTGGCCTGTAACACCTTCTTCTGCGAGAGTACCTGA
- the SNAPIN gene encoding SNARE-associated protein Snapin, with translation MASLPVRWRMAVPAPAAGPAGRDVFGEGLLELLRPAVQQLDSHVHAVRESQVDLREHIDNLATELCRINEDQKVALDLDPYVKKLLNARRRVVLVNNILQNAQERLRRLNHSVAKETARRRAMLDSGAHPPAPPSN, from the exons atggcgtcacttccggtccggtgGAGGATGGCGGTGCCGGCTCCGGCCGCTGGCCCCGCGGGGCGGGATGTGTTCGGGGAAGGGTTGCTGGAGCTGCTCAGGCCGGCCGTGCAGCAGCTGGACTCCCATGTGCACGCGGTGAG AGAGAGCCAGGTGGATCTGCGGGAGCACATTGATAACCTGGCGACAG AGCTTTGCAGGATTAACGAGGACCAGAAGGTGGCTCTGGACCTGGACCCGTATGTGAAGAAGCTGCTGAACGCCCGGCGCCGGGTGGTGCTGGTCAATAACATCCTGCAAAACGCGCAG GAGCGCTTGAGGCGCCTCAATCACAGCGTTGCCAAGGAGACTGCTCGGAGAAGGGCGATGCTGGATTCGGGCGCTCACCCACCTGCGCCCCCCAGCAATTGA
- the LOC142499973 gene encoding mothers against decapentaplegic homolog 4-like yields MYDCGSLEEAGSPSRQTVENRINEVAGRKGFPHVIYARLWRWPDLHKNELKHVKFCQFAFDLKYDSVCVNPYHYERVVSPGIGLSIQNTAPPGRAVKEEYVHECIEMDVPSVLSSAPHDLPPAINHAPLPMPPSESYRQPLPPLKLPKSPQAAVSMYPNMSLSPPVAPGCPMGPITHSEGLLQIAPPHPHMVPTPAASTPAQNTQQNGYPSPPKQPYHNPAATWTGSSTAAYTPNHGQQQNGRGNQQPPLHHPNHYWPLHQSSSPYQHPVSNHPGPEFWCSVAYFEMDVQVGEIFKVPANCPVVTVDGYVDPSGGDRFCLGQLSNVHRTDTSERARLHIGKGVQLECRGEGDVWMRCLSDHAVFVQSYYLDREAGRAPGDAVHKIYPGAYIKVFDLRQCHRQMQQQAATAQAAAAAQAAAVAGNIPGPGSVGGIAPAVSLSAAAGIGVDDLRRLCILRLSFVKGWGPDYPRQSIKHTPCWIEVHLHRALQLLDEVLHTMPMADPSPIN; encoded by the exons ATGTACGATTGTGGCAGCCTGGAAGAAGCGGGCTCCCCATCCAGGCAGACAGTGGAAAACAGAATAAATGAG GTGGCGGGCAGGAAAGGCTTCCCCCATGTTATATACGCGCGGCTCTGGCGCTGGCCGGACCTGCACAAGAACGAGCTGAAGCATGTCAAGTTCTGCCAATTCGCCTTCGACCTGAAGTACGACAGCGTGTGCGTGAACCCGTATCATTACGAGCGGGTGGTGTCCCCGGGGATCG GACTGAGCATCCAGAACACAG ctccccccgggcgggcagtaAAGGAGGAGTATGTGCATGAATGTATCGAGATGGACGTGCCCTCGGTTCTCTCTTCTGCCCCCCACGACCTCCCACCAGCCATCAACCACGCCCCCCTTCCGATGCCCCCGTCAGAGTCCTACCGacagcccctccctcccctgaagCTACCCAAGAGCCCCCAGGCTGCGGTCAGCATGTACCCCAACATGTCCCTGTCACCCCCCG TGGCACCCGGCTGTCCCATGGGCCCCATCACGCACAGCGAGGGGCTCCTGCAGATTGCTCCTCCCCACCCACACATGGTGCCCACGCCAGCCGCTTCCACGCCAGCCCAGAACACGCAGCAGAACGGATACCCGTCACCCCCTAAACAGCCCTACCACA acccTGCAGCCACGTGGACGGGCAGCAGCACCGCAGCGTACACCCCCAACCACGGGCAGCAGCAGAACGGGAGGGGGAACcagcaaccccccctgcaccacccaAACCACTACT GGCCCCTTCACCAAAGCTCATCCCCGTATCAGCACCCAGTGTCCAACCATCCAG GCCCTGAGTTCTGGTGTTCTGTGGCATACTTTGAGATGGACGTGCAGGTGGGGGAGATATTCAAGGTCCCTGCTAACTGCCCCGTGGTGACCGTGGACGGGTACGTGGACCCCTCTGGAGGTGACCGGTTCTGCCTGGGGCAGCTGTCCAACGTGCACCGCACGGACACCAGCGAGCGTGCGAG GCTGCACATCGGGAAGGGGGTGCAGCTGGAGTGTCGGGGTGAGGGCGACGTCTGGATGAGGTGTCTCAGCGACCACGCGGTCTTCGTGCAGAGTTATTACCTGGACAGGGAGGCCGGCCGGGCGCCTGGGGACGCAGTGCACAAGATATACCCCGGGGCTTATATCAAG GTGTTTGATCTGCGTCAGTGTCACCGTCAGATGCAGCAACAAGCGGCCACCGCGCAGGCAGCAGCGGCAGCTCAGGCCGCGGCCGTGGCCGGTAATATCCCGGGCCCCGGGTCCGTGGGGGGGATCGCCCCTGCTGTCA GTCTGTCGGCCGCTGCTGGTATCGGCGTGGACGACCTCCGGCGCCTGTGCATCTTGCGACTGAGCTTTGTGAAGGGCTGGGGCCCAGACTACCCGCGGCAGAGCATCAAACACACCCCCTGCTGGATCGAGGTGCATCTTCACCGTGCGTTGCAGCTCCTGGATGAGGTGCTTCACACCATGCCCATGGCGGACCCCAGCCCTATTAACTAG